The sequence below is a genomic window from Chitinophagaceae bacterium.
TAGTGCTCATACATGTGTTTAAAGACTATTGTGCTTTGTTGTTTTTCAAAGGTGCTTTGCTGAAGGATGCTAAAGGTATCCTGATTCAGCAAACAGAGAATGTGCAGGCGGCACGACAAATCCGGTTCACGTCTCTCAAGGAAATAGTGAAGAATGAAAAGACGCTCAAATCATATATCTACGAAGCGGTTAAAGTGGAGGAAGCCGGAATAAAGGTGCCTTTAAAAAAGACTGCAGAGTTTAAAATGCCGGAAGAGTTTCAAAATAAATTAGCTAAAACACCTGCATTAAAAACTGCCTTTTATAAACTGACACCTGGAAGACAAAGAGGATACCTGCTTTATTTTTCCTCAGCCAAACAAGCTAAAACCCGTGAGACCAGGATTGAAAAATATATGGAACAGATTCTTGAAGGAAGGGGATTGGAGGATGAATAATTTCAACTACGCTTTTCTAAAAAGAGATAGAAACATTATGAATAATAATAACAGCACAAAAAAAAAGTTGTCACGGGAACAAAGTGAAGAACTCCTCCATGTATTGAAAGCCCGTTTTGAGAAAAACAGGAACCGCCATGAAAGCCTCGACTGGGCCACGATACAAACAAAGCTGGAAGCCAATCCTGAAAAACTGTTGTCGCTTTATGAAATGGAAAGAACAGGTGGTGAGCCTGATGTGGTAGGTAATGATAAGAAGAATGGAGAATACATTTTTTATGATTGTTCTCCTGAAAGTCCTAAGGGACGCAGAAGTGTTTGCTACGACCATGAAGCACTTGAAGCAAGAAAAGAACATAAACCGGAAGACAGCGCTGTGAATATGGCCGCTGACATGGGCATTAAAATTTTAACAGAAGCGCAATATCGCGATCTTCAACAGCTCGGAAATTTCGATACAAAAACATCGAGCTGGATTGAAACACCTGCTGCTATCAGAAAACTTGGTGGCGCGCTTTTTTGTGATCGCCGTTACAACACTGTTTTTGTTTATCACAACGGTGCTGAATCTTACTATGCTGCCAGGGGTTTTCGTGGTTCACTGAGCGTTTAAATTTTCTCTCAATATTTGAAAATGTTTTGGAGTTTCCTGGAATAAGCAATCAACGAACAAGCGTGTGCTTAGCGTACCGATCATAGTTTTCAATCAATTGTCCAGCACTTACACAACACTTTTATAGTTATAGATATAAAAACTGAAGGGTTGAATGGCATTGTTAAACCAATAGCATATACAGTATCATCCCCGACAAACGCCTCCCCAAAATTAATATTGACAACCTTCTACGCGCGAAATGTAATTTAGCGATCGAATTCAGCTTTGGGTAATCTTCCTCATTTCATTTGCTTTAGCTTCACTTCCTCTTCTTCAGTTTCCAGCCGTTCTTTCCTGATATCTACCCTGAGCAGTCCGAAAAGACTCATATAAGCATTCGCAATCCACACGAGTGCAAAGCCGGAAATGAGATAACCACGCCAGTCGTTGAAGAGCAAATGATAACGGGTGATAATCAGCATTGCTGCAGTTACATAGTGACTGAAACAATATTCACACGTGAAGAGATAGAAGAATTTCCGCTGGAGTAATGTTTTGCTTTCCTTGCTTTTGTGGATGCAGAACTGACGAGGTTCAAAAAATACTTCTTCATGCGTTACCGTCCATGCTATACAAGCGACGGGAAGGGCAAGAATGAAGAGCCAGATAATCTGTTCAGTGAGTGTCATGCAGCAAAAATGAGAATTATCTGTTATAAAAGTAACCCTGCGATGCGTTTGCTTGCTGCTGGCAGTATGACACAACTTTTGTTACATTTGATTGGATTCGCAATAAACACCTATTAAAACTCTGTTTATGAAAAAGATGCTACTTGTACTATTTCTGCTCTTCACATCACAACTCCGTGCGCAGCTTTCATTTGTTACTTCCTATGGCGGTTCTATTTCCGATCCGCCAAACATCGAAAGTTTTCCGATTATTGTTTCAGGATTGCCGGACGTGTTGGATACTACATATGGTTTGGTGAAGGCATGTTTCAACATCGTACATACATATGACAGTGATCTTGATATCCGGCTTCAGTCGCCCGACGGAACGATCATAGAGCTTTCAAACAATAATGGCGGCTCGGGCGATAATTACACCGGATCATGTGTTGCGGAGAACGCAGCAGGTGGAGAAATTTCTTCAGGGATTCCTCCATTCTCCGGAAATTATTTTCCTGATCAGTCGATGAATATCTTGAACAACGGACAAAATCCAAATGGCACGTGGTACCTTATTGTTGTTGATGAAGTGCCGATGGATACAGGACACCTGTTAAATTGTACTATCACCTTTGATACTGATCCGCCACCAACACATATCGGTGGTCCCTGCTCCACCACGAATGCTTTTGGTTGCAATTGTGCTGATGGAAGTGCTGATTGTGATTTGTTGCCTGACATGATCAACTCTGGTCAATACCTCGTTTCTAACTGGTCAGAGTTTCCGGGACATATTACTGAAGGTGTTAACACCCCCAATATCGGTTACGGTCCGATGGAAGTACATGGAACCGGTTTCTGTTATTGTGATACAACACTTGTGGATTGCGGATCAATCTGTCCTGACGGGGAAGGTCCGAAGCAGTTAGTGAACCAAACTATTTATCATAAAAGCAATGAGTTGATGACTAAATATACGGTGCCGGCCGGCACGATGACCTATCATCCTGATCATGGTCACATTCATATTGACAACTGGACATATAATACACTTCGTGTTCGTGGGCCAGGTGAAGATCCATCCAACTGGCCGGTAATTGGAGAAGGTAGCAAGACCAGTTTTTGTCTGATCAATCTCGGCACCTGCACAGCAGTAAATGGCTATTGTGTTGATGACAATGGTAATATAGTTGATCAGGCCCTCATGCCCAATGGAGGATTAGGAATTGTGTCCGGTTGTGGTCAGGATCAGGGGATTTTTGTAGGTAAATACGATGTGTATTCGCAGGGACTGGAGGGCCAGGAAATTGATTTTGGCAGCATTTGCAACGGTCAGTATTACATTGTTTCCATCACCAACCCTAATCATGTAATCTATGAAATGAATTATGACAACAACTGGTCAATAACTCCTGTCACACTTTATAATCAATCAGGAAATTGTTGCAAAGCAAATTTCTACGCAGATACCACGTATGGCATTGCACCTTTTGAAGTACAATTCGCTGATAGCAGCATTCCTATTGCAAGTTCGTGGGTATGGGAATTCGGTGATGGAGATACTTCACATCTTCAGTTTCCTCAACACGTATATACACAAGGTGGTACGTTTACGGTTAAACTCACCACTCAAAACAGTACGTTGTGCAGTGATGTCATTTCGCGACTTGATTACATCACCGTTGATTTCGGAACTGCTACCAGACAAATAACTGATCCTGGATTCAGTATGCTTGCCTACCCCAATCCATTCAATAATTTAACAACCATTAAATATCACCTTGATGCTCCTGCCAATTTGAATCTGACGGTAGTGGATGTGGTTGGAAATGTTGTAAAAAAATTTACCGCTGATTATATGCATTCAGGTGATCACGAAATTAGTTTTGATGCAAAAAAAGAAGGACTTCCCAATGGATTTTATTTTGTGCGTGCAATGGTGGATGAGAAACTATTCTTTGTGAAGATGGTGAAGGTGGATTGAGGACAATGCTGTTTAACTAAAGTTGATTTGCTATGAGTGTCCACATCACAGTTTTTCTGATTCGATTTCAAAAGTATTCTACGATAACGGTCGCCTCTTGACTCCTCCAGCGAAATGTCATTTATTTCAGAACGATTTATTTCGAATATCGAACATCGGTTAACGATCTCTTATTTCGGTAAAAAATGCAGCGGCAACTTTTTATACAAGTGGCTGTTAAAGATTTTTAGGTTTGAACCGTTAAGAAAAACCTGACCATTGAAAAACTTATTTCCTTCATTAAATTACATTAGCCTCAAGGGTGTTCTTTCTCCTATGCCTTTCCCGATGAAAAAACCAATAACCACAATTATCAAGCGGTTAATCTATTGCACCCGATTTTAATCAGGTGAAAATCAATTCATACATTCCCAATTTATCCGATTAATTCTTATCATGAGCTAAATTTTATACTATATGAGCGCTCCACCCAAACTATTGTTCAGCACACAAAGCTATCGTTACCTCCGCGAAAAAATTTTAAGTGGGGGTCATTTTGAACCGGGAGAAACAGTTTATAAGAAATTTCCCGATGGAGAAATTTACCAACGCATTCTTTCCAATGTAGAAGGACGTGAAGCCATCATAATCGGCGGCACCATTTCAGATGAAGACACACTTGAATTATTCGATCTTGCCTGTTCCCTGGAAAACTACGGCGCTGTTTCCCTCACCCTTGTAATTCCGTTTTTCGGTTATTCTACCATGGAACGTGCCGTTAAAAACGGAGAAGTGGTGAAAGCAAAAACACGCGCCATTCTTTTTTCATCTATTCCTGAAACATCGTTGGGCAACCGCGTAATTCTGATGGATCTTCATTCTGAAGGACTGCCACACTATTTTGAAGGTGCCCTTCGTGCAGTGCACGTTTATTGCAAACCCATTATCATGGAAGCGGCGGAAGAGCTGGGTGGACACAATTTTGTACTTGCCAGCACAGATGCAGGACGTGCGAAATGGGTTGAATCGCTCGCGAATGATTTAGGCGTGAATGCCGCATTCGTTTTTAAAAGAAGAGTGAGCGGTGATGAAACGCACATCACTTCCATCAGCGCGGAAGTGCTCGGAAAAAACGTAGTGATCTACGACGATATGATCCGCACAGGCGGTTCATTGATTGATGCAGCGCATGCTTACCGCCAGGCAGGCGCGAAGGAAATTTCAGTTATCACTACGCATGGCTTATTTGTGAATGATGCGTTGAAACGTATTCAGAACAGTGGCATTATCAAAAAAATAATCTGTACTGATACACATCCCAATGCCTTGATGTTGCAAAATGATTTTCTCCGGATTAAGACAGTGGCAGGGTTGCTGATGGAACGGTTGTGAGGGTGAAGGGATTAATTGTTTAAGTGTTTAATTGTTTAAGTGTTTAAGTGTTTAATTGTTTAATTGTTGCGGCGAAGCCGGAGAATAGCACAACCTATTATCCGGCTTCGCCGCAACCATTCAACCATTCAACCATTCAACCATTCAACCATTCAACCATTCAACCATTCAACCATTCAACCATTCAACCATTCAACCATTCAACCATTCAACCATTCTATCATTTACCAACTTAAGAATAACCTGTTATAAAAGTAATCCCGGCACCACCTGTTCTGCCACGAATAGCTTTTCTTTGCGACTGCAAAACGAGAAAAGTTACCATGCAAGAAGATTCTCATTCCAATGACTTTAACAATCAGCAATTGCTTGACATCGCGCAGCAATTCGGAACACCATTGTATGTATACAATGGAGAAAAAATAATTTCGCAATTGGAAAAATTGAAATCCGCCTTTTCAGGAACAACAGTAAAAATAAAATATGCCTGCAAAGCACTCAACAATATCAACGTTCTCCGGATCTTAAAGCAAGCAGGCGCAGGTATTGATGCAGTTTCCATTTTCGAAGTGCAGTTGGCTTTGCACGCAGGCTTTGCTCCTGAGGAAATACTCTTCACTCCTAACGGTGTTTCTTTCGAAGAAATAAAAGCCGGCATAGCAGCGGGTGTGCAAATCAATATTGATAACATTTCTATGTTAGAACGTTTTGGTCATGAGTACAGCAACACCGTTCCCTGTTGTATCCGTCTTAATCCACATATAGTTGCGGGTGGAAATCTTCATATTCAAACCGGACACATCGATTCTAAATTCGGCATTTCAATTCACCAGCTCCGGCATGTATTGCGGATTGTGGAGTCGGAAAAAATAAATGTCAACGGGCTCCACATGCACACTGGTTCTGATATCCTGGATGCTGGCGTATTCATTCGTGGTGCAGAATTATTGTTTGAAGCAGCTGCGGATTTTCCCGACCTTCAATTCATTGACTTCGGCAGTGGATTTAAAGTGGCATATAAAGAAGATGACATCACAACGAATGTCGAAGAACTCGGTAAAGCACTGACTGAACGCTTCGTTGAATTTTGTAATCGTTACGGAAGAAATCTGCAACTATGGTTTGAACCCGGCAAATTCCTGGTGAGTGAAGCAGGCGTACTACTCGTGAAAGTGAATGTGGTGAAACAAACGACTGCTACTGTTTTCGCCGGCGTCGATTCCGGACAGAATCATTTGATCCGGCCGATGTTTTATGATGCCTACCATCACATTCAAAATATATCCAACCCCGGCGGCACGCCGAGAATTTATACTGTAGTCGGCTACATCTGTGAAACCGACACTTTCGGATGGGACCGCAAATTGCCTGAAGTGCGCGAAGGAGATGTGCTCGCGATAAAAAATGCAGGCGCTTATGGATATTCAATGAGCAACAACTATAATGCACGTCCGAGACCTGCTGAAGTGCTTTTATACAAAGGAAAAATACAACTTATCAGGAAAGCTGAAACGCTGGAAGATATCATGCGCAATATGGTAGAAGTAGCATTGTAATTTCTATACTAAGGAAGTCGATACATAAAAAAGAAGAATATCTCTCTTCTCCGGCATTGCCGCAACATTTTGACCATTTGATCATCTAACCATTTAGCAACTTAACCATTCAACAATCCCGCGATCCCGCTATAAAAACACTCATACCTTCTTAACCTTCATCTCATCTGTACAAACTTTCAATAATTCTTCCACTGACTTATTAAGTGTAGGATGAACGAAGAAAGGAGCAATTTCACTCAGGGGTTCAAGCACAAACCTGCGTAAATGAAGCCGCGGATGCGGAATGATCAGTGATCCTTCATCAATCACCGTGTCATCAAAAAACAGGATGTCAATATCTAAGGTTCTCGGCGTATTTTTTATAGGATTAACACGACCTTCACTTGCTTCAATTTGCTGAAGTATTTTAAACAACTCCAATGCACTCAAACGGGTTTCTGTCTGAACGGCGAGATTCAAATAATCATCCTGCTGTGTTACGCCCCAAGGTTGCGTTTCATAAACAGAAGACATTTTTATAATCGCACCTGCCTGGTCGCTTATTTTTTCAATTGCGTGCTGAAGGTGATGGTTTCTGTCACCAACATTACTTCCTAATAACAAATAAGCAGTGTGCATTATCATAAGGTAATTCTTTCAGATCTTTTAGTCCCGATAGCATTGTAAGTTTGATTTTCCGGTAGTGAAATATTGTCACGTTTCAGTTTCGCCATCAGTCAGGCTTTGCTCATCCCTGCATCGGTTGCACTTCGGCCTGGTTTAGTGAATGCGAAAGAGCTGCAAAAGAGATAAATTTCAGCGTGCCCGACCTTGATTTAATTTCCTACATCGTCCGCTTCAAATATAGTCCGAATCTCTTCGGAAAACCGTCAGCATACCCGTGTTTACTAAAATTTTCATGGTAATCAGCAAACCAAGCATTGATTCACGATAGATTAAAACACTTTCACATTCGAATTTACCCTGTTCAGTAACCTTTATTTTAATACCTCTTCGCATCCTGATACTTTTGACCATCATTTAATCCCTGATTATCACCGATTCTTTTTAACTATTCATTCAAGCCACCTTCCATCCCAATGAAGAAATTAATCCACATTATTATCCTGATCCTTTTCATTAAACAGTTTGCCTGGGCACAATTAACTCCTGTGTGGTCCAATATACAAGCCGGCATTGGCGATAATTCAGATCGTTATAATGCAATAGTTCAGGATGCGTCCTCTAATCTTTACCTCGGCGGTTACACTTTTAATACTGGCAGAGATAAAGATTACCTGCTTGTAAAAATGAATACCAATGGAGATACGCTTTGGACCCGTCAATTCAATGGAGCCGGCTTCGGTTCCGACAAAATATTTTACATGGCATTGGATGTTGCCGGAAATGTGATTGTTACCGGCGAATCAGATGGTGGTGGTGTCAACCAAAATGATATACTTACTCAAAAATATGATGCAGCAGGTAACCTTTTATGGTCAGCCAGTTATAATGCTTTACCTTATAATCAAGATGATTCTCCACTTAGTCTTGCTGTAGATGTTAGTGGTAATGTTTTTATTACAGGTTCAAGTGACCGCGATTCAACTGCAACTCTAAATGACGACATACTTACCCTCAAATACAATGCTTCAGGAGTGCTTCAATGGTCAGCCCGTGTAAATGGAACCGGCAACGCCACTGATCGCGGAACAGGCATAGTAGCAGACAATACCGGAGGTTGTGTGATTACAGGAAGAACCACCACTTTAGTGGATGATGATATCATTACGATTAAATACAGCAGCACAGGAAATGAAACCTGGCGCACTGTATACAACAGGGGATTCGGGAATGATCGCGGCGATGATATTGCAACAGACGGGGCAGGTAATTATTTTATAACCGGACGTGCTTCAAGTGCCAGCGATTATGATGCCGCTACCATTAAATACAATTCATCAGGTGTGGCTCAGTGGACCAAATTTTTTAATAAGGTTGATAATGATTATGGTAACCATATAAAAGTGAATGCAACCGGAGATGTTTTTGTAATTGGTCAATCTGATGTGGATAATTCGGGTGGAACTACTGATTACGATTTCCTAACCATTAAATATAATTCTCTGGGAACACAGCAATGGGCGAAAACCTTTGGCAATGCCGTATTGAACAATGAAGACCCTAATGACCTTGCAATTGATGCTGCCGGAAATGTTTTTGTAACCGGAAAAAGTGATGTGAATGCGCTTGCTGCCATCACTGCCAATAATTTTCTCACCGTAAAATATGATGCTGCAGGTGTACTTCAATGGAGCACGTACTTTGACGGCAGTGCTTCAAACAGTGATGATATTGCTGAAGACATGGTACTTGATGGTTCGGGCAACTTGTATGTTGCCGGCGGTGGACACAATGTTACCACACAGAAGGATGCAACGATAATAAAATATGCAGGTGCAACAGGAACTGCGACCTGGACAAAAAACTATAATGGTAAAGGAGATTTTTCAGACAAAGTGCAGGATATGATTACGGATGCCGCCAACAATATCTACATCACCGGCTATGTGTTTTCCCCTGAACAACGCAAGGATCTTTTTACCGCAAAAATCAATTCTTCCGGAGCTACAGTTTGGTACAAGACCTACGATTTCTCACTGGCGGATGATGAAGGAAAAGCAATTACACTTGATACCAGCGGCAATATTTATGTATGCGGAAACAGCATTGGCAACGGAACCAGCGATGACTACATCACCATTAAATATGATGCGCTTGGAAATACGATTTGGTCAGCCCGTTATAACTTCGCTAATGAAGCGGATGTAGCAACATCCATCAGCGTAAATGCAGCCAATGGAAATGTGTTTGTAACCGGCTACAGTGATGGAAATATTTCTTCTTCAGTCACCAATTACGACATGACTACCGTGAAATATTCTTCTATCGGAAATGAATCCGCAGTAGTTCGCTTTAACGGTACAGGAAACGGCATTGACCGAGGCGTGAAAATTATTGTGAATGGCACCAATAATTATGTTACCGGTAAAACATGGAATGGCAGTAATTACGATGTCGTAACCATCAAATACAATGGTTCCTTAGTGCAACAATGGATTTCAAAATATAACGGTGTCAGTACACTCGATGATGAACCAAGAGATATGATTCAGGAAGGCAGTACAGGTGATCTCTACATTGTAGGTAATTCAGGATTTCCTTCCGGCGACGACTACCTTACACTCAGATACAAGAATACCGGTGTACAGCAATGGGCTTCAACCTATAACGGCACAGGTAACAGCACTGACCGTGCATACAGTGTAGCAGTCACTGCAAATGGCCTATTCGTAACCGGAAGAAGCGCACCGACAACCGGTGCCGACAGTGCCGATATCGTTACCATTAAATACACCAAATCAAACGGTTCCCAAACATGGCTCAACAGGTATAACGGTCCTGCAGCCGGACTCGATCGCGGAAATGCAATTGCTGCTGATCTCGTTGGAAACATTTATGTAACAGGAGAAAGTGTGGGCACCACATCAGGCAGTGATTATGTAACCCTGCTTTATGATGGATCAGGAGTTCGCAAATGGGTGGCAAGGTACAATGGTCCGGGTAACGGTGAAGATGTAGCACGATTTATCACGACTGATGCATTGGGCTATGTTTATGTTGCAGGATATGCAAGCGGTGTTAACAGCGGATTTGATGCCGTTACTGTGAAGTATTGCCCGCCGCCAATTGTTAATGCAGGATCAGATGTAACAATTTGCACCGGTTCTTCTATCACCTTAAATGGTAATGGAGCTACTGCCTATACCTGGACACCTGCAACCGGTTTAAGTAATGCAACTATTGCAAATCCTGTTGCCAGTCCAACAGTTACTACTTATTATGTTTTGTCAGGTACAAATGCACTGGGCTGTGCTGCAGGAACTGATACTGTTAAAATTACCGTAAAAGGTTTGCCCACGGCAAAGATTACTGCCGGTGGTCCGCTTTCATTCTGTGCAGGCGACAGTGTTTTGTTAACCGCAAACTCAGGTTCATCCTTTACTTATCAATGGAAAAAAGGATCTGCTGACATCGCCGGTGCCACCAACATTTCATACATGGCAAAAGTGGCGGGCACTTTCAAAGTGGTGGTTACCAATAACAGTGGATGCAGCAATACATCAAAAGGCACCAAGGTGCAAATTATCTGTAAAGAAGGGAACCTACTGAGTACGCCCTTTATTGCTCCCAATCCATTTGCAAATACATTTAACATTCAACTGCCGGAGGGAAGTTTGGCCGACATCAGGATTTATAATGTGCTCGGTCAGCAAATGGAGCAATATGACCATGTGACAGGTACTCTTTCCCTTGGTGAAAAATTATTGCCCGGAACTTATCTTATAGAAGTTAAGAGTGGTGCCGGGCGCAATATCTACAAGTTGGTAAAATCTGAAAATTGATTTGTCAATAAATGATGAGTGTGGAATGATTTTTTTTAGCCATCAAAAAAATATAAAATGAGCACCTTATTAAAATTTAAAGTCTTTCTTTTCAGCCTCGTCCTGATGCAGCAAGCGCTCTTCGCACAGCCATCTGCAGAATGGACCTTTCGATACAATGGCGAAGGTGATTACTCCGACCGCTTCACTTGTATCACTTCCGATGCTTCGGGCAACATCTACGCCGGTGGATCCAGTGTTAACATCGGTACTGACCGCGATTTTCTTGTTCAGAAAACGGATGCAAGTGGAAATGTAACCTGGAGAACGATGTTCGGTGCAGCCGGTAACGGACCCGATGAAGTAACTGCCATTTGGGTGGATGCTTTGCAAAATGTTTATGTTACCGGATTTGGAAAAAGTGAAGACGCGGGAAATGATTTTCTAACCATCAAATATGATCCCAATGGCTCATTGCTTTGGTCAGCAGTTTATAACTATGACGTTGCGAATGCCTATGATCAGCCGAATTCCATTGCTTTGGATCAGGATGGAAATGTGATTGTAACCGGTCAAAGCGACAGCGATCCGACTTCCGTTACCAAAGATGATTACCTCACCATAAAATATTCTGCTTCCGGAAGCCAGCTTTGGTTACAACGATATAATGGGTTGGGTGATGGCACTGATCGTGCCGTGAAAGTTGTGACGGACAACAGCAATAATATTTACGTAACCGGAAGAAGTTACAACGGCAACTTCGACGATTATGCTACCATTAAATACAATGCGTCTGGAACACAGCAATGGCTTAAATACGGCGACCGTAGTTTCACAGATCGCGCAACAAGCATGACTATTGATGCCAGTGCGAATATCTACGTTACCGGTTGGAGCAGCAATGGCAGCAACGATGATTTCTACACCATTAAATACAACAGTTCAGGAATTTCACAGTGGGCAAAAGTGGTGGATGGCGTCGACCAGGATCGCGCATTGGCCATTGCAGTTGATGGAAGTGGCAATGTATATGTGACAGGTCAAAGCGATGGCGACAACAGTCCGTTT
It includes:
- a CDS encoding YdeI/OmpD-associated family protein — encoded protein: MNPKVDWYFNKAQRWQMEIGKLRTIILDCDLIEELKWGCPCYSFEKKNIVLIHVFKDYCALLFFKGALLKDAKGILIQQTENVQAARQIRFTSLKEIVKNEKTLKSYIYEAVKVEEAGIKVPLKKTAEFKMPEEFQNKLAKTPALKTAFYKLTPGRQRGYLLYFSSAKQAKTRETRIEKYMEQILEGRGLEDE
- a CDS encoding DUF4256 domain-containing protein, which translates into the protein MNNNNSTKKKLSREQSEELLHVLKARFEKNRNRHESLDWATIQTKLEANPEKLLSLYEMERTGGEPDVVGNDKKNGEYIFYDCSPESPKGRRSVCYDHEALEARKEHKPEDSAVNMAADMGIKILTEAQYRDLQQLGNFDTKTSSWIETPAAIRKLGGALFCDRRYNTVFVYHNGAESYYAARGFRGSLSV
- a CDS encoding proprotein convertase P-domain-containing protein, with the translated sequence MKKMLLVLFLLFTSQLRAQLSFVTSYGGSISDPPNIESFPIIVSGLPDVLDTTYGLVKACFNIVHTYDSDLDIRLQSPDGTIIELSNNNGGSGDNYTGSCVAENAAGGEISSGIPPFSGNYFPDQSMNILNNGQNPNGTWYLIVVDEVPMDTGHLLNCTITFDTDPPPTHIGGPCSTTNAFGCNCADGSADCDLLPDMINSGQYLVSNWSEFPGHITEGVNTPNIGYGPMEVHGTGFCYCDTTLVDCGSICPDGEGPKQLVNQTIYHKSNELMTKYTVPAGTMTYHPDHGHIHIDNWTYNTLRVRGPGEDPSNWPVIGEGSKTSFCLINLGTCTAVNGYCVDDNGNIVDQALMPNGGLGIVSGCGQDQGIFVGKYDVYSQGLEGQEIDFGSICNGQYYIVSITNPNHVIYEMNYDNNWSITPVTLYNQSGNCCKANFYADTTYGIAPFEVQFADSSIPIASSWVWEFGDGDTSHLQFPQHVYTQGGTFTVKLTTQNSTLCSDVISRLDYITVDFGTATRQITDPGFSMLAYPNPFNNLTTIKYHLDAPANLNLTVVDVVGNVVKKFTADYMHSGDHEISFDAKKEGLPNGFYFVRAMVDEKLFFVKMVKVD
- a CDS encoding ribose-phosphate pyrophosphokinase gives rise to the protein MSAPPKLLFSTQSYRYLREKILSGGHFEPGETVYKKFPDGEIYQRILSNVEGREAIIIGGTISDEDTLELFDLACSLENYGAVSLTLVIPFFGYSTMERAVKNGEVVKAKTRAILFSSIPETSLGNRVILMDLHSEGLPHYFEGALRAVHVYCKPIIMEAAEELGGHNFVLASTDAGRAKWVESLANDLGVNAAFVFKRRVSGDETHITSISAEVLGKNVVIYDDMIRTGGSLIDAAHAYRQAGAKEISVITTHGLFVNDALKRIQNSGIIKKIICTDTHPNALMLQNDFLRIKTVAGLLMERL
- the lysA gene encoding diaminopimelate decarboxylase, which encodes MQEDSHSNDFNNQQLLDIAQQFGTPLYVYNGEKIISQLEKLKSAFSGTTVKIKYACKALNNINVLRILKQAGAGIDAVSIFEVQLALHAGFAPEEILFTPNGVSFEEIKAGIAAGVQINIDNISMLERFGHEYSNTVPCCIRLNPHIVAGGNLHIQTGHIDSKFGISIHQLRHVLRIVESEKINVNGLHMHTGSDILDAGVFIRGAELLFEAAADFPDLQFIDFGSGFKVAYKEDDITTNVEELGKALTERFVEFCNRYGRNLQLWFEPGKFLVSEAGVLLVKVNVVKQTTATVFAGVDSGQNHLIRPMFYDAYHHIQNISNPGGTPRIYTVVGYICETDTFGWDRKLPEVREGDVLAIKNAGAYGYSMSNNYNARPRPAEVLLYKGKIQLIRKAETLEDIMRNMVEVAL
- the folK gene encoding 2-amino-4-hydroxy-6-hydroxymethyldihydropteridine diphosphokinase, with translation MHTAYLLLGSNVGDRNHHLQHAIEKISDQAGAIIKMSSVYETQPWGVTQQDDYLNLAVQTETRLSALELFKILQQIEASEGRVNPIKNTPRTLDIDILFFDDTVIDEGSLIIPHPRLHLRRFVLEPLSEIAPFFVHPTLNKSVEELLKVCTDEMKVKKV
- a CDS encoding SBBP repeat-containing protein codes for the protein MKKLIHIIILILFIKQFAWAQLTPVWSNIQAGIGDNSDRYNAIVQDASSNLYLGGYTFNTGRDKDYLLVKMNTNGDTLWTRQFNGAGFGSDKIFYMALDVAGNVIVTGESDGGGVNQNDILTQKYDAAGNLLWSASYNALPYNQDDSPLSLAVDVSGNVFITGSSDRDSTATLNDDILTLKYNASGVLQWSARVNGTGNATDRGTGIVADNTGGCVITGRTTTLVDDDIITIKYSSTGNETWRTVYNRGFGNDRGDDIATDGAGNYFITGRASSASDYDAATIKYNSSGVAQWTKFFNKVDNDYGNHIKVNATGDVFVIGQSDVDNSGGTTDYDFLTIKYNSLGTQQWAKTFGNAVLNNEDPNDLAIDAAGNVFVTGKSDVNALAAITANNFLTVKYDAAGVLQWSTYFDGSASNSDDIAEDMVLDGSGNLYVAGGGHNVTTQKDATIIKYAGATGTATWTKNYNGKGDFSDKVQDMITDAANNIYITGYVFSPEQRKDLFTAKINSSGATVWYKTYDFSLADDEGKAITLDTSGNIYVCGNSIGNGTSDDYITIKYDALGNTIWSARYNFANEADVATSISVNAANGNVFVTGYSDGNISSSVTNYDMTTVKYSSIGNESAVVRFNGTGNGIDRGVKIIVNGTNNYVTGKTWNGSNYDVVTIKYNGSLVQQWISKYNGVSTLDDEPRDMIQEGSTGDLYIVGNSGFPSGDDYLTLRYKNTGVQQWASTYNGTGNSTDRAYSVAVTANGLFVTGRSAPTTGADSADIVTIKYTKSNGSQTWLNRYNGPAAGLDRGNAIAADLVGNIYVTGESVGTTSGSDYVTLLYDGSGVRKWVARYNGPGNGEDVARFITTDALGYVYVAGYASGVNSGFDAVTVKYCPPPIVNAGSDVTICTGSSITLNGNGATAYTWTPATGLSNATIANPVASPTVTTYYVLSGTNALGCAAGTDTVKITVKGLPTAKITAGGPLSFCAGDSVLLTANSGSSFTYQWKKGSADIAGATNISYMAKVAGTFKVVVTNNSGCSNTSKGTKVQIICKEGNLLSTPFIAPNPFANTFNIQLPEGSLADIRIYNVLGQQMEQYDHVTGTLSLGEKLLPGTYLIEVKSGAGRNIYKLVKSEN